A stretch of the Dehalococcoidales bacterium genome encodes the following:
- a CDS encoding SDR family NAD(P)-dependent oxidoreductase has protein sequence MVDRLKGKVAVVTGSGQGIGRGIALGMAKEGARVVTNNRRPG, from the coding sequence ATGGTTGACCGATTAAAAGGCAAGGTGGCGGTGGTCACCGGTTCCGGGCAGGGGATTGGACGGGGCATCGCTTTGGGCATGGCTAAAGAAGGGGCCAGGGTGGTGACCAATAACCGCCGTCCCGG